A single region of the Fusarium fujikuroi IMI 58289 draft genome, chromosome FFUJ_chr05 genome encodes:
- a CDS encoding probable homoserine O-acetyltransferase — MTVDELLPSPITSNSGQHAMQDQLPTQLYTTIDRFTLESGEVLANVTVAFTVKGRLNAQKANAIVICHALSGSADVADWWSPLLSCPESPVLDPNRFCLICCNSLGSPYGSSSPLSVRPGSASYYGHSFPKTTIRDDVRIQRIVVELLGVRSIYCVIGGSMGGMMALEWALLGRHFVRSVVLVATAARQSPWAIAWCENQRATIKSDSKFRSGRYGDDPPRDGLAAARMAAMISYRTHSSFEKRFGRRRLETYTAPNKMLSKVNGTRVPFAVDVHCAARDNGHYDKSGIFLAQSYLRYQGEKFNARFDANCYLHILDKIDSHDIARSRYPGLSDDEALLKVLGQIRQRTLVVGVPTDGLYPLSEQVFLSQGLKNATFATLQSDDGHDAFLIEGEQLNELLRSFFGSDPDI, encoded by the exons ATGACAGTGGACGAACTATTGCCCTCACCAATCACGTCAAACA GCGGTCAACATGCGATGCAAGACCAGCTGCCAACGCAGCTCTACACAACAATCGATAGGTTCACGCTTGAGTCAGGAGAGGTCCTGGCCAACGTGACGGTGGCCTTCACTGTTAAGGGTCGGCTCAACGCTCAGAAAGCCAATGCTATTGTTATCTGTCACGCCCTTTCCGGCAGTGCTGATGTTGCGGACTGGTGGTCACCACTTTTATCATGTCCCGAGAGCCCAGTCCTCGATCCCAACAGGTTCTGCCTGATCTGCTGCAATTCCTTGGGAAGTCCCTATGGTTCATCGAGCCCGCTATCTGTTAGACCAGGCAGTGCATCTTATTATGGGCACTCGTTCCCGAAAACAACTATTCGTGATGATGTCCG AATCCAGAGAATCGTCGTTGAATTGCTCGGGGTGCGGTCGATATATTGCGTTATAGGAGGCAGCATGGGGGGTATGATGGCGCTGGAGTGGGCATTGCTTGGCAGGCATTTCGTACGATCTGTGGTTCTCGTTGCGACCGCAGCCAGGCAAAGTCCTTGGGCGATAGCGTGGTGTGAGAACCAGAGGGCAACCATAAAGTCTGACTCCAAGTTCCGTAGCGGGCGCTACGGTGACGATCCTCCTCGAGATGGCCTCGCGGCTGCGCGCATGGCAGCCATGATATCGTACCGGACGCACTCATCTTTCGAAAAGCGATTCGGAAGACGCAGGCTGGAGACTTATACCGCGCCCAACAAAATGCTCTCGAAAGTCAACGGTACCCGTGTGCCATTCGCGGTCGATGTGCACTGCGCGGCGCGAGATAACGGGCACTACGATAAGTCGGGGATATTTTTGGCGCAAAGCTACCTGCGTTACCAAGGAGAAAAGTTCAATGCTCGCTTCGACGCCAACTGCTATCTCCACATCTTGGACAAGATCGACTCCCATGACATCGCCCGTAGTCGGTACCCAGGTCTTTCAGACGACGAGGCTCTACTCAAAGTCCTCGGTCAGATCCGACAGCGCACACTGGTTGTCGGGGTCCCTACAGATGGCCTCTACCCACTCTCTGAGCAAGTGTTTCTGTCCCAGGGCTTAAAGAATGCAACTTTCGCAACGCTCCAGAGCGATGATGGGCATGATGCGTTTCTTATCGAGGGTGAACAGCTCAATGAATTGTTGCGATCATTCTTCGGCTCCGATCCTGACATATAA
- a CDS encoding probable O-acetylhomoserine (thiol)-lyase produces the protein MSPSSTLDEAARAHTSSHSTRNGEHNSNGAAVSKAVSKNTRNWHFDTLQVHSGLENETAHGQCSLPIYNSASFRFKSSKSIEDAYSFADGPRSQFYMYSRLSNPSNVGFEKRMAALELGKDALSFASGAAAILTVAQSLVTVGDNAVVSGSVHGGTYHQFEVILPAMGLECRIMDTNDLEKVKSAIDERTKFVFTETISNPKFAVADLEGLSAITRRAKIPLIVDATFSAAGFFCQPARFGVDIIIHSATKWIGGHGTTLGGVVIETGVSEWQSSAARYPHLHAKRGREGTDTSLYDQFGNEAYMSFLRWEFMRDTGACLGAQAAQQLFIGVETLSLRCERQHRNALFISSWLRNHPRIAWVKYLGFEDHPYHQLALKYLKGFGTVMTFGFKGTVDMAFDVVDSFEIISNTPNVGDAKTTVGHHWSTTHKGCSVEQNEAMGVYEDLFRLSLGIEKVDDLIADFQQAFDAVPLRT, from the exons ATGAGCCCCTCGAGTACCTTAGATGAGGCTGCAAGAGCGCATACAAGCAGCCACAGCACCAGGAATGGCGAACACAATTCCAACGGGGCAGCTGTTTCCAAAGCAGTGTCCAAGAATACACGCAATTGGCATTTCGATACTCTTCAAGTCCATTCTGGTCTTGAGAACGAGACCGCCCATGGACAATGCTCCCTGCCAATCTACAACTCGGCATCATTCCGCTTCAAGTCATCAAAGAGCATCGAGGATGCCTACAGCTTTGCAGATGGTCCAAGGAGCCAATTCTACATGTACAGCCGACTTTCCAAC CCTAGTAATGTCGGTTTCGAAAAGCGCATGGCGGCCCTGGAGCTCGGAAAAGACGCTCTTAGCTTCGCAAGCGGTGCTGCTGCAATCTTGACAGTCGCGCAGTCCTTGGTGACTGTTGGCGATAATGCTGTTGTGAGCGGTTCTGTTCATGGTGGAACGTATCATCAATTCGAAGTCATCCTCCCTGCCATGGGTCTAGAATGTCGCATCATGGATACAAATGACCTAGAAAAGGTTAAATCGGCGATTGATGAGAGGACTAAATTCGTCTTCACTGAGACCATCAGTAACCCCAAGTTCGCAGTAGCAGACTTGGAGGGTCTTTCAGCCATTACCCGACGTGCAAAGATTCCTCTGATCGTGGATGCTACATTTTCAGCTgctggcttcttctgccaGCCAGCCAGATTTGGTGTCGACATTATCATCCACTCAGCTACTAAATGGATCGGGGGTCATGGAACGACATTAGGGGGAGTTGTCATAGAGACAGGTGTTTCCGAGTGGCAGTCCAGTGCAGCTCgctatcctcatcttcacgCAAAGCGAGGCCGTGAGGGCACCGATACCAGTCTCTACGACCAGTTCGGCAACGAAGCATACATGAGCTTTCTACGATGGGAGTTCATGCGCGATACAGGAGCTTGTCTCGGTGCGCAGGCCGCCCAGCAGCTCTTCATCGGCGTCGAAACCCTTTCGCTCCGCTGTGAGCGTCAGCACCGCAACGCTCTGTTCATATCGTCTTGGCTGCGAAACCACCCGCGCATCGCTTGGGTTAAGTACTTGGGTTTTGAAGACCACCCGTATCACCAGCTCGCCTTGAAGTACCTGAAGGGATTTGGAACTGTTATGACTTTTGGGTTCAAAGGGACAGTGGACATGGcatttgatgttgttgattcgTTTGAGATTATCTCGAATACGCCTAATGTTGGAGATGCAAAGACTACGGTAGGGCATCATTGGTCAACGACGCACAAGGGATGTTCGGTTGAGCAGAATGAGGCAATGGGTGTATATGAGGACCTCTTCCGATTGTCACTTGGCATTGAAAAGGTGGACGATCTCATTGCCGATTTCCAACAAGCATTTGACGCAGTGCCACTCAGAACTTAA